A region from the Poecilia reticulata strain Guanapo linkage group LG12, Guppy_female_1.0+MT, whole genome shotgun sequence genome encodes:
- the gsna gene encoding gelsolin a — MFQVSNASGGMTVTLVAAENPFAQSALESGDCFILDHGSDGKIFVWKGKDANMDERKAALKAADEFIKKMGYPKHTEVQILPESGETPLFKQFFKNWRDKDQTEGLGVAYIANSIAKIEKVEFDAASLHESSAMAAQHGMVDDGSGEKXVRRDWSTQQLSVSYGAYGQFFGGDSYIILYNYRHGGRQGHIIYMWQGSDSSQDEIGACAILGSQLDDELGGGPVQVRVVQGKEPAHLMSLFGGQPMVVXRGGTSRDGGQSAPAETRLFQVRSNSAGHTRAVELDAVASNLNSNDAFVLVSPDGASLWVGVGASDTEKQGAQQLCGILGVSASDELSEGGETDQFWAALGGKXEYRTSTRLKDKMDAHPPRLFACSNKTGNFIIEEVPGEMTQDDLATDDVMILDTWEQLFVWIGNEAQEEEKTEAMASALRYIETDPANRDARTPIVKIKQGFEPPTFTGWFLGWDHDYWTSDPLERAMAELAL; from the exons ATGTTCCAGGTTTCCAATGCCAGCGGCGGCATGACCGTTACTCTGGTGGCGGCGGAGAACCCGTTCGCTCAGAGCGCCCTGGAGTCCGGCGACTGCTTCATCCTGGACCACGGCTCCGACGGCAAGATCTTCGTCTGGAAAG GCAAAGACGCCAACATGGATGAACGAAAGGCGGCGCTGAAGGCAGCCGACGAGTTCATCAAGAAGATGGGCTACCCCAAACACACGGAGGTCCAGATCCTGCCGGAGTCGGGCGAGACGCCGCTCTTCAAGCAGTTCTTCAAGAACTGGCGCGACAAAGACCAGACGGAGGGTCTGGGCGTCGCCTACATCGCCAACAGCATCGCCAAGATCGAGAAGGTGGAGTTCGACGCCGCCAGCCTGCACGAGTCGTCGGCCATGGCGGCGCAGCACGGCATGGTGGACGACGGCAGCGGAGAGAAGMAGGTGAGACGGGATTGGTCAACACAGCAGCTCTCAGTTAGCTACGGAG CATATGGACAGTTCTTCGGAGGAGACAGCTACATCATCCTGTACAACTACCGCCATGGAGGACGGCAGGGACACATCATCTACATGTG gcagGGGTCGGACTCCAGTCAGGATGAAATCGGCGCCTGTGCGATCCTCGGCTCCCAGCTGGACGACGAGCTCGGCGGCGGTCCTGTCCAG GTGAGGGTGGTCCAGGGCAAGGAGCCGGCCCACCTCATGAGCCTGTTCGGYGGCCAGCCCATGGTGGTCTWCAGGGGCGGGACGTCCAGGGACGGRGGCCAGTCGGCTCCAGCAGAGACCCGGCTCTTCCAGGTGCGCTCCAACTCTGCGGGGCACACCAGAGCCGTGGAG CTCGACGCCGTGGCCTCCAACCTGAACTCCAATGACGCTTTCGTTCTTGTGAGCCCCGACGGCGCCTCCCTGTGGGTGGGAGTGGGCGCCAGCGACACSGAGAAGCAGGGAGCTCAGCAGCTGTGCGGCATCCTGGGAGTGTCGGCGTCCGACGAGCTTTCAGAGGGAGGAGAAACTG ATCAGTTCTGGGCCGCGCTGGGCGGGAAGGYGGAGTACCGCACCTCCACCAGACTCAAGGACAAGATGGACGCTCACCCGCCGCGACTCTTCGCCTGCTCCAATAAAACCGGGAACTTCATC ATCGAGGAGGTTCCCGGGGAGATGACCCAGGATGACCTCGCCACTGATGACGTCATGATCCTCGACACCTGGGAGCAG ctgtttgtttggaTCGGGAATGAAGctcaggaggaagaaaaaactgaagcCATGGCGTCTG CGCTGCGCTACATCGAGACCGACCCGGCCAACAGAGACGCCCGGACCCCCATCGTCAAGATCAAGCAGGGCTTCGAGCCGCCCACGTTCACCGGCTGGTTCCTGGGCTGGGACCACGACTACTGGACCAGCGACCCGCTGGAGCGGGCCATGGCAGAACTGGCTCTGTGA